The Molothrus ater isolate BHLD 08-10-18 breed brown headed cowbird chromosome 1, BPBGC_Mater_1.1, whole genome shotgun sequence genome includes a window with the following:
- the FZD1 gene encoding frizzled-1, whose product MAERRGPAVSGGGEVGSGRCPRLPLLLVLLWAAALPAGGQLPASQYNGERGISIPDHGYCQPISIPLCTDIAYNQTIMPNLLGHTNQEDAGLEVHQFYPLVKVQCSAELKFFLCSMYAPVCTVLEQALPPCRSLCERARQGCEALMNKFGFQWPDTLRCEKFPVHGAGELCVGQNASERGTPTPALRPESWTSNPHRGGAGGGAGGPGPGEPRGRFTCPRALKVPSYLNYRFLGEKDCGAPCEPGRLYGLMYFGPEELRFSRTWIGIWSVLCCASTLFTVLTYLVDMKRFSYPERPIIFLSGCYTAVAVAYIAGFLLEERVVCNERFAEDGSRTVAQGTKREGCTILFMMLYFFGMASSIWWVILSLTWFLAAGMKWGHEAIEANSQYFHLAAWAVPAIKTITILALGQVDGDVLSGVCFVGINNVDALRGFVLAPLFVYLFIGTSFLLAGFVSLFRIRTIMKHDGTKTEKLEKLMVRIGIFSVLYTVPATIVIACYFYEQAFREQWERSWVTQSCKSYAIPCPNNHSGHHPPMSPDFTVFMIKYLMTLIVGITSGFWIWSGKTLNSWRKFYTRLTNSKQGETTV is encoded by the coding sequence ATGGCCGAGCGGCGCGGGCCGGCGGTGAGCGGCGGCGGGGAAGTTGGCAGCGGCCGGTGCCCGcggctgccgctgctgctggtgctgctgtgggcgGCGGCGCTCCCGGCCGGGGGGCAGCTGCCGGCGTCGCAGTACAACGGCGAGCGGGGCATCTCCATCCCTGACCACGGCTACTGCCAGCCCATCTCCATCCCTCTCTGCACTGACATCGCCTACAACCAGACCATCATGCCCAACCTGCTGGGCCACACCAACCAGGAGGACGCGGGGCTGGAAGTGCACCAGTTCTACCCGCTGGTGAAGGTGCAGTGCTCGGCCGAGCTCAAGTTCTTCCTGTGCTCCATGTACGCGCCGGTGTGCACCGTGCTGGAGCAGGCCCTGCCGCCCTGCCGCTCCCTCTGCGAGCGGGCTCGCCAGGGCTGCGAGGCCCTCATGAACAAGTTCGGCTTCCAGTGGCCCGACACGCTGCGCTGCGAAAAGTTCCCGGTGCACGGGGCTGGCGAGCTCTGCGTGGGGCAGAACGCCTCCGAGCGCGGCACCCCCACGCCCGCCCTGCGGCCCGAGAGCTGGACCAGCAACCCGCACCGCGGGGGCgccggcggcggcgccgggggcCCGGGGCCCGGCGAGCCCCGCGGGCGCTTCACCTGCCCGCGGGCGCTGAAGGTGCCCTCCTACCTGAACTACCGCTTCCTGGGAGAGAAGGACTGCGGGGCGCCCTGCGAGCCCGGCCGCCTCTACGGGCTCATGTACTTCGGGCCCGAGGAGCTGCGCTTCTCCCGCACCTGGATCGGCATCTGGTCcgtgctctgctgtgcctctaCCCTCTTCACCGTCCTCACCTACTTGGTGGACATGAAGCGATTCAGCTACCCCGAGCGGCCCATCATCTTCCTCTCAGGCTGCTACACGGCGGTGGCCGTGGCCTACATCGCCGGCTTCCTCCTGGAGGAGAGGGTGGTCTGCAACGAGCGCTTTGCCGAGGACGGCTCCCGCACCGTGGCGCAGGGCACGAAGCGGGAGGGCTGCACCATCCTCTTCATGATGCTCTACTTCTTCGGCATGGCCAGCTCCATCTGGTGGGTCATCCTCTCCCTTACCTGGTTCCTTGCTGCTGGCATGAAGTGGGGCCATGAGGCCATTGAGGCCAACTCCCAGTACTTTCATCTGGCCGCCTGGGCCGTTCCGGCCATCAAGACCATCACCATCCTTGCCCTGGGACAAGTGGATGGCGACGTCCTCAGCGGCGTCTGCTTTGTGGGCATCAACAACGTGGATGCCCTGAGGGGCTTCGTGCTGGCCCCCTTGTTCGTGTACCTGTTCATCGGCACCTCTTTCCTGCTGGCTGGCTTTGTGTCCCTCTTCAGGATCCGGACCATCATGAAGCATGACGGCACCAAGACAGAAAAGCTGGAGAAGCTCATGGTGAGGATAGGCATCTTCAGCGTCCTCTACACGGTGCCGGCCACCATCGTCATTGCCTGCTATTTTTACGAGCAAGCTTTTAGGGAAcagtgggagaggagctgggtcACGCAGAGCTGTAAGAGTTatgccattccctgccccaaCAATCACAGCGGCCACCACCCGCCCATGAGCCCCGACTTCACTGTCTTCATGATCAAGTATCTCATGACCTTAATCGTGGGCATCACCTCGGGCTTCTGGATCTGGTCTGGGAAAACCCTGAACTCCTGGAGGAAGTTTTACACCAGGCTCACCAACAGCAAGCAGGGCGAGACCACGGTCTGA